The following coding sequences are from one Mycobacterium bourgelatii window:
- a CDS encoding bifunctional nuclease family protein, with protein sequence MGEVRVVGIRVEQPQNQPVLLLRETNGDRYLPIWIGQSEAAAIALEQQGVEPPRPLTHDLIRDVIAALGHSLKEVRIVDLQEGTFYADLIFDRNIKVSARPSDSVAIALRVGVPIYVEEAVLAQAGLLIPDEADEQESSAVREDEVEKFKEFLDSVSPDDFKAT encoded by the coding sequence ATGGGCGAAGTACGTGTTGTCGGCATTCGTGTCGAGCAGCCCCAGAACCAGCCGGTGCTGTTGCTGCGCGAGACAAACGGTGACCGGTACCTACCGATCTGGATCGGACAGTCGGAGGCCGCAGCGATCGCCCTGGAGCAACAGGGCGTGGAGCCACCCCGGCCACTGACGCACGACCTGATCAGGGATGTCATTGCAGCCCTTGGGCATTCGCTCAAGGAGGTGCGCATCGTGGACCTGCAGGAGGGCACCTTCTACGCGGATCTGATCTTCGACCGCAACATCAAGGTGTCCGCACGTCCATCCGACTCCGTGGCGATCGCGCTGCGCGTCGGGGTGCCGATTTACGTCGAGGAAGCCGTACTGGCCCAGGCCGGTCTGCTCATCCCCGACGAGGCCGACGAACAAGAGAGCAGCGCCGTGCGGGAGGACGAGGTGGAGAAATTCAAGGAATTTCTCGACAGCGTCTCGCCCGACGACTTCAAGGCCACCTAG
- a CDS encoding MerR family transcriptional regulator yields MSEQPRQGQLDLADDAAAAPGGGSGTPSRVTDAVQPGLFPDDSVPDELVGYRGPSACQIAGITYRQLDYWARTSLVVPSIRSAAGSGSQRLYSFKDILVLKIVKRLLDTGISLHNIRVAVDHLRQRGVQDLANITLFSDGTSVYECTSAEEVVDLLQGGQGVFGIAVSGAMRELTGVIADFPGERADGGESIAAPEDELASRRKHRDRKIG; encoded by the coding sequence GTGAGCGAGCAGCCACGTCAAGGACAGCTTGACCTTGCTGACGACGCGGCCGCCGCCCCCGGTGGTGGCAGCGGCACACCCAGCAGGGTGACCGACGCAGTGCAGCCCGGACTGTTCCCCGACGATTCCGTGCCCGACGAGTTGGTGGGTTACCGCGGGCCCAGCGCCTGCCAGATCGCCGGCATCACCTACCGCCAGTTGGACTACTGGGCGCGGACTTCGCTGGTTGTCCCGTCGATTCGCAGCGCGGCCGGCTCCGGCAGCCAACGTCTTTATTCGTTCAAGGACATCCTGGTCCTCAAGATCGTCAAGCGGTTGCTGGACACCGGGATCTCGTTGCACAACATCCGGGTTGCGGTCGACCACCTGCGGCAGCGGGGCGTACAAGACCTGGCCAACATCACCTTGTTCTCCGACGGCACCAGCGTGTACGAGTGCACCTCCGCCGAAGAGGTCGTCGACCTGTTGCAGGGCGGCCAGGGTGTGTTCGGCATCGCCGTCTCGGGCGCGATGCGCGAGCTGACCGGCGTGATCGCCGACTTCCCCGGTGAGCGGGCCGACGGCGGGGAGTCGATAGCCGCCCCGGAGGACGAACTGGCTTCGCGTCGCAAGCACCGCGACCGCAAGATCGGCTAG
- the gcvP gene encoding aminomethyl-transferring glycine dehydrogenase, whose protein sequence is MSKQFAERHIGLDGQAIETMLAVIGVDSLDELAGKAVPTGILDKLTDAGAAPGLDQLPPAASEAEALAELRALAESNTVAVSMIGQGYYDTLTPPVLVRNIMENPAWYTAYTPYQPEISQGRLEALLNFQTMITDLTGLEIANASMLDEGTAAAEAMTLMHRAVRGSTRRLAVDVDVFTQTAAILETRAKPLGIEIVTADLRDGLPDGEFFGVIAQLPGASGRITDWSALVQQAHERGALVAIGADLLALTLITPPGEIGADVVFGTTQRFGVPTGFGGPHAGYLAVHAKHARQLPGRLVGVSLDADGTPAYRLALQTREQHIRRDKATSNICTAQVLLAVMAAMYASYHGADGLKAIARRVHSHAETIGAALASAPNTELVHDKYFDTVLARVPGRADEVLAAAKAQGINLWRVDADHVSVACDEATTDAHVAAVLDAFGVTATDPTPVDIATRTSEFLTHPAFTRYHSETSMMRYLRELSDKDIALDRSMIPLGSCTMKLNAAAEMEAITWPEFGRQHPFAPAADTPGLRRLIADLESWLVHITGYDAVSLQPNAGSQGEYAGLLAIHEYHASRGEPHRDICLIPSSAHGTNAASAALAGMRVVVVACHDNGDVNLDDLRAKVSEHAERLSALMITYPSTHGVYEHDIADICAAVHDAGGQVYVDGANLNALVGLARPGKFGGDVSHLNLHKTFCIPHGGGGPGVGPVAVRSHLAPFLPGHPHAPELPNGRPVSAAPYGSASILPISWAYIRMMGGDGLRAASLTAIASANYIARRLDEYFPVLYTGENGMVAHECILDLRGITKSTGVTVDDVAKRLADYGFHAPTMSFPVAGTLMVEPTESESLAEVDAFCEAMIGIRAEIDKVGAGVWPADDNPLRNAPHTAECLLVAEWNHPYTREEAAYPLGKTFRPKVWPPVRRIDGAYGDRNLVCSCPPVEAFA, encoded by the coding sequence TTGTCGAAACAGTTCGCGGAGCGCCACATCGGCCTGGACGGCCAGGCCATCGAAACCATGCTCGCGGTCATCGGAGTTGACTCGCTCGACGAGCTCGCCGGCAAGGCGGTCCCAACGGGCATCCTCGACAAGCTGACCGACGCCGGAGCGGCCCCAGGCCTGGACCAGCTGCCGCCGGCCGCCAGTGAGGCCGAGGCGCTCGCCGAGTTGCGCGCCTTGGCCGAGTCCAACACGGTGGCCGTGTCGATGATCGGTCAGGGCTACTACGACACCCTCACCCCGCCCGTGCTGGTGCGCAACATCATGGAAAATCCGGCCTGGTACACCGCTTACACCCCGTACCAGCCCGAGATCAGCCAGGGCCGGCTGGAAGCGCTGCTGAACTTCCAGACCATGATCACCGACCTCACCGGCCTCGAGATCGCCAACGCGTCGATGCTGGACGAGGGCACCGCGGCTGCCGAGGCCATGACCCTGATGCACCGCGCCGTGCGCGGCTCGACCCGCCGACTGGCCGTGGATGTCGACGTATTCACCCAGACCGCCGCGATTTTGGAGACCCGGGCCAAGCCGTTGGGCATCGAGATCGTCACCGCGGACCTTCGTGACGGGTTGCCCGACGGAGAATTCTTCGGCGTGATCGCCCAGCTGCCCGGCGCCAGCGGCCGGATCACGGACTGGTCGGCCCTGGTGCAGCAGGCCCACGAGCGCGGTGCCCTGGTGGCCATCGGCGCCGACCTGTTGGCGCTGACGCTGATCACACCGCCGGGCGAGATCGGCGCTGACGTCGTGTTCGGCACCACGCAACGGTTCGGCGTGCCAACGGGTTTCGGTGGCCCCCATGCCGGATACCTGGCCGTGCACGCCAAGCACGCCCGCCAGCTGCCGGGTCGGCTGGTCGGCGTTTCCCTGGACGCCGACGGGACACCGGCGTATCGGCTGGCCCTGCAGACCCGCGAACAGCACATCCGCCGGGACAAGGCGACCAGCAACATCTGCACCGCGCAGGTCTTGCTGGCGGTGATGGCGGCGATGTACGCCAGCTACCACGGCGCCGACGGACTGAAGGCCATCGCGCGGCGCGTGCATTCTCATGCCGAAACCATCGGTGCCGCCCTGGCCTCCGCGCCCAACACAGAGTTGGTGCACGACAAGTACTTCGACACCGTCCTGGCCCGGGTGCCGGGCCGCGCCGACGAGGTGCTGGCCGCCGCCAAGGCGCAGGGCATCAACCTATGGCGCGTCGATGCCGATCACGTGTCGGTCGCCTGTGACGAAGCCACCACCGACGCCCATGTGGCGGCGGTTCTGGACGCGTTCGGCGTCACCGCCACCGATCCCACGCCCGTCGACATTGCGACGCGGACGTCGGAATTCCTGACCCATCCCGCGTTCACCCGCTACCACAGCGAGACGTCGATGATGCGGTACCTGCGCGAGTTGTCCGACAAGGACATCGCGTTGGACCGCAGCATGATCCCGCTGGGCTCGTGCACGATGAAACTCAACGCCGCCGCCGAGATGGAGGCCATCACCTGGCCGGAGTTCGGGCGCCAGCATCCCTTCGCGCCCGCCGCGGACACGCCCGGATTGCGCCGTCTCATCGCCGACTTGGAGTCCTGGCTGGTGCACATCACCGGATACGACGCCGTCTCGCTGCAGCCCAACGCCGGCTCGCAGGGGGAGTACGCGGGCCTGTTGGCGATCCACGAATACCACGCCAGCAGGGGAGAGCCGCACCGCGACATCTGCCTGATCCCGTCGAGTGCGCACGGGACCAACGCCGCCTCGGCCGCGCTGGCCGGAATGCGGGTTGTCGTCGTGGCCTGCCACGACAACGGTGACGTGAACCTTGACGATCTGCGCGCCAAGGTCAGCGAACATGCCGAGCGGTTGTCGGCGCTGATGATCACCTACCCGTCCACCCACGGTGTGTACGAGCACGACATCGCCGACATCTGCGCGGCCGTGCACGACGCCGGCGGGCAGGTCTATGTCGACGGCGCCAACCTCAACGCGCTGGTCGGCCTGGCCCGACCGGGCAAGTTCGGCGGCGACGTGAGCCACCTGAACCTGCACAAGACGTTCTGCATCCCGCACGGCGGCGGCGGGCCCGGCGTCGGACCGGTCGCGGTGCGATCACACCTGGCCCCGTTCCTGCCGGGTCACCCCCACGCTCCCGAGTTGCCGAACGGGCGTCCGGTGTCGGCGGCGCCGTACGGCTCGGCCTCGATCCTGCCGATCAGCTGGGCCTACATCAGGATGATGGGGGGAGACGGCCTGCGGGCGGCCTCCCTGACGGCGATCGCGTCGGCCAACTACATCGCGCGCCGCCTCGACGAGTACTTCCCCGTGCTCTACACCGGGGAAAACGGGATGGTGGCCCACGAGTGCATCCTGGACCTGCGCGGCATCACCAAGTCGACCGGCGTGACCGTCGACGACGTCGCAAAGAGGTTGGCGGACTACGGGTTTCACGCACCGACCATGAGCTTTCCGGTGGCCGGCACACTGATGGTGGAACCGACCGAAAGCGAAAGCCTGGCCGAGGTCGACGCATTCTGCGAAGCGATGATCGGCATCCGCGCCGAAATCGACAAGGTTGGGGCCGGCGTTTGGCCCGCCGACGACAACCCGCTGCGCAACGCCCCCCACACCGCGGAGTGCCTGCTGGTGGCCGAGTGGAACCACCCCTACACCCGGGAAGAGGCCGCCTATCCGCTGGGCAAGACCTTCCGGCCCAAGGTCTGGCCGCCGGTGCGGCGCATCGACGGGGCTTACGGTGACCGCAATCTGGTCTGCTCGTGCCCGCCGGTGGAGGCATTCGCCTGA